The Desulfolucanica intricata genome has a segment encoding these proteins:
- a CDS encoding shikimate kinase — MYNVVLIGFMGTGKTVVGKRLAARLNKKFIDTDAEIEKVTGKTIEQIFARDGVIRFRSEETLLARKLENQENTVISTGGGMVLDPENIRLFKKNGIIIGLSASPEIIYQRVKHKRNRPLLNKGDLKTKIKELLDERTESYKVAEFTIDTGDKKVEEVVDIIISYLDDRKSRNHEKS, encoded by the coding sequence TTGTATAATGTTGTACTGATTGGGTTTATGGGTACGGGTAAAACAGTTGTCGGCAAGCGTTTGGCCGCCCGACTCAACAAAAAGTTTATTGATACTGATGCTGAGATAGAAAAAGTTACCGGAAAAACTATTGAACAAATATTTGCCCGGGATGGTGTGATACGCTTTAGGTCTGAGGAAACATTATTAGCCCGAAAACTTGAAAATCAAGAAAACACTGTTATATCAACAGGCGGGGGAATGGTACTGGATCCGGAAAACATAAGATTATTTAAGAAAAACGGAATTATAATCGGGTTAAGTGCCTCTCCGGAAATTATTTATCAACGAGTTAAACATAAACGCAACAGGCCTTTATTAAATAAAGGGGATTTAAAAACTAAAATTAAAGAACTGCTGGACGAAAGAACTGAATCATATAAGGTTGCTGAATTTACAATTGATACCGGAGATAAAAAAGTAGAAGAAGTTGTAGACATAATAATCTCTTATCTGGATGACCGGAAAAGTAGAAACCATGAAAAATCATAA